In Plasmodium chabaudi chabaudi strain AS genome assembly, chromosome: 9, the sequence ACTTTCCATATATTcactattattaaatatatttatattattttcacaaatgccattttttatataattttcttcattttcacTATGTGGATAAGAATTatcaatattaatttttggtattttcatattaataaaattgttttcctcattattattatatggaaAAACATCTTCCAATGAAATTGATTTAATAGAGGataatttttcatcttcTCCAATTGAAgaatttatgtttttatcgttttttttattataattaaattgaATAAATTCGACactattttctaaattatagctatctttattattatcatcattttttaagctGTCTGGTAGTGGCTGGGTACTCATACTTTCTGATAGTAATTTTAAGTCATCATTGAATAAcatattatctttatttaaactaactttataattatttttttcgtttgtAGAAGATGCTATTTTGTTTCCATATATACTTTCTTTGCATGGTGAACTTGAGTAGATAGCCTCTATATTTTTGGCTGTTTTATCATCACTATTTTCATAGCTTTCATAATCctctatataaatattcattctttttttttgtgggAATGGTAATAATTTAGTCGATGACAAAATTGTGTGtagcattttatataaaaatctaCTCtggttttttcttttatttaataaataatttggattatttacattttgataaaaatgaaaaaataataattttttttcgcgcatatataaatgaacaattgaaaatatatttatcggAACATCTGGCAAATTCTGGGctttattcattatatatgataaaagtTCACTACTAAATAATGTATAAGGCAAAACTAAAGATGTTCTAATACCTACTAGCCAATCTGAATGTGTATttccataaaatattatattttcaaatttttttaacatatttatacctTCAACATTTCCTATCTTTAACATAATGttagttttattatttaaatcatcAACGGTATGTGCCcctaaatattttgataaagcTCTAATGAATGGAGTATTTTCATGAACGCCAATATGTGGGGATGCAAAAGTTatgaaattaataaattttttatttctaaggattttatttctatacAAATTAACTAAATTATATCTATTTAATACTCCTCCTAATGAATGCCCTATcatagatatatttatatcatcattGTTTATGTTTCTAAATAAATACTTTAATTCGGCAGATATTCTTTCAGTACCAACATCAATCCCTTCAAATGTGTGCCCTTGGTAACTATatgttacatatatataaataggtggatattttcttaataaaggattaattatattttggaaATCCCATACACTTGCAGTTAAACCATgttgaaatataaaataatgcgGCTTCATaaatttcatattatatttctttttacaTTCTATACAATGACAAGCCagtttgttaaaaaaacaataacaTCTAGAGCATTGTTTCACAATATCAAtcaatttaatattattatataggAATAAAGGaaacgttttttttttcttagtTTCtgcaatataataaaattctttaatatactttaaattatttatatatttataatatatgcttttattatagctattttttatatcatcttTTTCTTTGTCTATCATATGTTCAGGCATCTCCTCAGAGTGTGTATTTTGATCAATAggattattaaaattgtttccAGAATCAAATATATCAGTATCaatcgtttttttattttcttctaaaTCTTCTTTGGCATTTTGtgtgttattatttttatcatcatttgtTCTTAATATAGAGCAAATAGatttattcctttttattattcgcCTATCGCGCTGTAGATATTTAtaactattattttcttctataTCGTTTAAATAATACTGCATACCATTTGTgtgtctttttttatttaactgatttatatttattgtattaaaaaatgtactACTATTACAGttgatgttttttttcttatgtAAGTTTTTTCTACCCATTTTTAGCATGCCCGATTTGGCATTTCTATTATGTGATGATATCGATTTTgcacaatttttatgttcacatacctttttattattttgattacgtttataaatttgtctATACTCATAACTGTTGTCATCACTAATGCtcatttctttatataagatattatgttttcctttttcttgtttattttttttatatagctCTTTATTTTTCGCTGTTTTatgtgttttatttttttttcgttctTTATTCAGCAAACTTTTATCACtagatttttttaaatcgtttaaatttttttctaatgaaatatctttattgtataataaatcataatcattatatatattttttttattattcgaATTATGATAATTAAATAGTTTTTCCCTGATATGagaataattttcataattctTACTCAAgttatcatcatttatgTCATTGTTACTTTTGTCTGTACTACTGTTATCGCTTACACTTGACGAATCGGAATTTGATACATTGTCACATGCtttgcatttatttatattaattttattgttatttttacgatttttataatacttTTTAGATAAgtatttttcttctttgatcatattacttattttaatattctttAATTCATTACTTTCCATTTGTGATAACATAAACCGTGCAAATTCATATGGAACCCTAATAAAGGAACTTGTATCGAAGTAGGAACTTTCATCACGAATTATATCATATACATagctaatttttttttctttatatatatcctcTTCTAATAGTTCGTCTAACAAATTTAAAGTGCAAGCCCAACAAAAATTCTTTAtccattctttttttacaagctggtcatcattttttaatgaatttatattaccttctatatttttatttggtgtattttttttatttttatattcttttgaTTTGATCAAATTTAGCATAcgattatcattttttatttccctATTCAATAAATCACTTACACTAGTATTAACATTATAATTTGCAAACAAATTtgtaaacatatttttattagtgTTAAAAAAAGCTGCACATTTTTCAGCCTCCTGTTCATCATTTATGGTATCATGTATCTCAAACACATTTCTATCTCTCAAAAAAGCAGATCCActtctataatttttatatttttctttcatttcatcatgatatttttattttatatgatttgTTTTATGAAGCCCAATATCtacatttaataaatacaaactTGTTACTTGTTAATCTTCaaggaatattttttaaatgaaattttatattaagaaaaaaatataacacatatgcattaattaaaatatctatacataatataccAAAAAATACTCAACTTTACGAGTGGATATTTCTTGTATTTTATACACACCaaccatatatttatttatattaatctcaaatttttgaaattaaaacggaatatcacaaaaaaaaaaacgaaaaggAATAAAAGCAGATTTGGAGTTTCCAATTCTAATTCGTTTAAAAATTCAGAATTGTCTTTATAAGCTTGTATTTTAACTATtgttatatgtatatacttgtatagaaaatataatttaaaaaaaaaaaatgtttatactatgtaattatttaaaactaaatatatttatgctaagcatgtgtatattttgtaaattaaatgtaacatataaacatatataaaaatataacccatttattttaagggcatattaaaaataacaaaataaataaatttaaagaaaGATAAAAGCAAagttatttataaaaaaattatggcATTTTAATGtctgtttttaaaaaatatataatatttgttataCAATTCCACTTCGTATTATAGGAAAATGACATAACAAATTTTTGCGgttttaaacatatatatataaaatgataagtgtttttatttatatatttcattcactcctttctattttttgttgttagaaaaaatgtgtataaatatttatatataatatatttatgtattttatagGTAATTAttgctttattattataaccaaaaaattaaaaaataatttcaataaaattatactgTCTTCTAAAAACtgtgttattattaaatgtattatatagttatatatatatttgtttatttacttgcttatatttatataaatccaTTATGCAcgttatttaaaaatggaaaataaacatcattttttcaattttgcatatataataatttttatagttttccattttaaaagttttcaattaaatttatgcTTAAAttaagttaaaaaatacaataatatagatGTAAAAATGCTACATCAAAATAACATAcgcaataaaaatagatgCAAATTTGTAAACGGcaatttcaaaatatagattgatggaataagaaaaatcaaatataaaatataggcTATAtctaatattaaatataaatattataaaactaATACTAACACCATAAttctatataattattgttatttttttaacacaCCGCACATAGATGCATAAATgtagaatataaaaaatcacGGAAAAGATGTTTACTAAAAtgttttgttaatatatatattaaaatgattATTAATTGAGCAAATATTCAAacgataataatttttttgtttaaataaatgtaaaaatgttgaaatattagtattattccaacaatttttaaaggGTAAACAGTTTAAATTAAgtatatgaatatacaaACATATTGATTCTCTCttcaaacaaaatttatgcTTCCCCTGAATcctttatatgttttttaacCTTTTCAAGAAAATACTCATGAAAACTTGTATATGGCATTAATTCGGGGTGAAAAACGGTTCCCATACAATTGTCTTGTTCAACCGCTGcgtgaaaaataaaaaatgtatatacatatgtatttcgacacattttaaatcacataaaaaaagagagTGATTCTATGAGTAGATAAGCATGTATAATCCATTACCTCCTATAATACTCTTTCCATATGATTCATGCGAAAATGTTGCAATTGTTACAACCtgcaaaataatatttttgaaaataagaAGTGACAATTTATATCCACACATTTAATTATCAATTTGTTGATTTATgtgacatatttttattcaaaattaCCTTGtctgataatatattttttataaatggtGCTCTTATACATGGTGCtctaatgttttttttaaaaatcgGATTTTGagattttatatttaatgagCAAATAAAGCTATCATTCTGTAAAGATAACAAAAGGGGACCATAATATTATGGATATAGGTATGTGATTGTCTTAAATAAGTAATAAGCAAacttttgataatatttaaaatctAACCTGTGATCCATAATAATTTCGTGTAATTTCTATATCCAACCCTCCCAAGGAAAAGTCATTTCCATATTCATCTTCAACATCATCATCCTTGAttttttcaactttttCTGATAGTAAAATACATCCTACacagaaataaaaaaatagatataGCATTATATTAACAACAATTGCactaatatacaaaataatacgtgaaaaaattattaaaatgtattatccaatatttataattttcatttatcaTTTGATTGTATTTACTTACCAGCACAAGTACCCCACACaggtttttttttaacatgaatataatttttcaaggcctataaaatgatttttaaatataataaatggatgtatatataaatatttttcattttaagtttatatatttgtatttattttgtatatacgTTATATAAGGAGTCATTATCATATGACATGCATTTTCTCGATGTTGTTGATTCTCCTCCAGGTATAACAATTCCATCGCATTCCCTTAAATCTGTTTTATTCCTAACCTTTAtagttattaaaaaaattaatatataaaaaatattacatatttatatatagcaataaaaatgtgttaaTATACGTTCACGTAATATGAAAGCATAGGTGGTACCTCTATAACTTTGAGGGATGGATTTTGCAACTGAAGGAAATGATTTATATGTGATTGGAAATTTCCTTGTAAAGCTAAAACACCTATagttatattttccatttctaATTCCtcttctatatatatatgaaaaatataatgtaatTGTTTTGTATTCTCCTTTTTCTAGTTTGGTGagaatatgtattattctAATCGTTTGAATATGATTGTATatgtgaaaaattatagatTAAACTTTCttgtaataatttgttaaaaaaatgtattgatataaaaattcggttgaaaaataatgctATAGGtaatatgaagaaaaaaattgtttatatacaattaatttttccTTAGAATgtcattaaataaaatataaaacaagtATACACccacatacatatattattttttttcactctCCATACTTTGAAAATAGAAatgtaaaaacaaaaaaaacgaatagtattttatgtttgcaaaaaaaaaaatatataatgaaattttCTCCTAAAAATTAAgctaaaaaagtatattaatttaaaataagaaTTGATCAAAGATAAATGAATGAAATATCAAAAGGgttaataatgaaaaaaaataataaagcccacaaattcatatttatatggaaAAACCTATAACCATCtttacataataaattacaATTTGTGAAAAATGTCTATAAGTTTGCATACCAATTATGgcgatataaaaattgaactTTTTTGTCACGAAGTCCCCAAAACTTgcaaagtaaaaaaaacaatacaCACATAATGTTTCATTctatctttatttattatgtgtaccaccaaataataaatccattttttttagaattTTTTAGCTCTATGTGCCTCTGGATATTAtgataatacaaaatttcacaggtatacatattacgaaaaaaatattttgacatatatatgtgataAGGATGAATATAGAAGATTAGCcaattatttacatattttttttatatagaaaCATAAAGGGGTTTGCCATACAAGGAGGGGACCCAACTAATACGGGAAAAGGTGGAGAAAGCatttatggaaaatattttgatgaTGAGTTTGATTCAACATTAAAGGTAGGAAAAAGAATAACTAAACATAATTTTCTATGTaatcataaataaattattgcCTACTAAAATCAATTGATTCGTTATCCATTGCTTAGCTTTATGATTAACTTTTTTCATATGCTAAATAATTATgggaattttattttacccTCCTTTCGTGTATATCGAAAATACagatgaaatattataatatttaataaaatgtttttatagCATGATAAAAGAGGAATTGTGTCTATGGCAAATAAGGGTAAACCCAATACAAATGGAtctcaattttttataacttatTCGAGACAACCACATCTGAATGGTGTTTATCCAGTTTTTGCAAAgtaacataataaataaataaaagaataatCAAGATAAACGATGAAATGTGACAAAAAtagatgaaataaataatttgaatgatatatgcatatgtatgtatacatatatgtgtgcacattttttgaaaaataatatggctatataataaacattttttattaaaaaaataaaaacaatactttattttttagagTAATAGACGGTATGGATGTATTATCTACCCTTGAAAATggtataatttattaaatgaaaaatataagagtatatgcaaatatatatacacacatgCTAATTATTAAGAatactaaaaaaacaaaacaaatttatttttattattattgttatttctttatctgatacataaataataaaattattatgtattcGTTTAATTCATCTTTTTGCTCatcctttttatattccttTTCAATATCTGTTCAGAACCagtagaagaaaaaaacaggCCCATAAAGGATATCATAATTGAATCTGTGACAATACATGCAAATCCGATTGCAGAAGATGAATTTCTTTCCTTGTAAATgcttaaaaattttcacatgagttttaattttttttttttgtaaaaactTCAAActtgtgaaaaaaaatgcatttcgaataaatcaataaaataatatcggGGTAATCCTCTAGGATATAGAATTTAGAATAGCGAcaaattatcattatatatgtcttctataaaaaacatattcccgtactatttttaaatatctGTAATGTTATAGTTCATCAGTAGTATGATTCTTTGACTTGATagttgtattattttttttttttgtcccAAAGTTTGAAAAGTCTCTGATTAAATTGTTCATTCGTATATCATATCCAGCATTAAAACAATCCAACAAAATAAGAGTTAATATAAGTAATATTATCATGGTTATTGATactttccatatttttcttaagTATCTAAAACTAAATGAATTTATGTGGGTACAACTAATACTATAATCTGCACCCGctgataataaataatcatcatttttaataaaacacATGGCTGTTATTGGTAAttcatgttttttataatgtgCTAAAagtgaatatttataattatatatttttaatgctCCAGTACTAAAACCTAaagcaatatatttttcatctttaCTTATGGCTATATTACAACAAGGTCTGTCATCTAaccatataaatttatatttttcacatgtaaatttttcttttttatcattgtaatatatattccatATAATTAGATAACTATTCCCTCTAGATGTATATGCTgttgttaataatttatatgtaaattcATCTGAATTATTTacgttttttaaaaatttacaacATCTAAAATTTAgtttttcattattgttttttggATTTTTCATTTGCTCTGTATGCAAATTAACAAAACTATTGGTGTCccaaatttttaatgaattAT encodes:
- a CDS encoding serine esterase, putative, with the translated sequence MKEKYKNYRSGSAFLRDRNVFEIHDTINDEQEAEKCAAFFNTNKNMFTNLFANYNVNTSVSDLLNREIKNDNRMLNLIKSKEYKNKKNTPNKNIEGNINSLKNDDQLVKKEWIKNFCWACTLNLLDELLEEDIYKEKKISYVYDIIRDESSYFDTSSFIRVPYEFARFMLSQMESNELKNIKISNMIKEEKYLSKKYYKNRKNNNKININKCKACDNVSNSDSSSVSDNSSTDKSNNDINDDNLSKNYENYSHIREKLFNYHNSNNKKNIYNDYDLLYNKDISLEKNLNDLKKSSDKSLLNKERKKNKTHKTAKNKELYKKNKQEKGKHNILYKEMSISDDNSYEYRQIYKRNQNNKKVCEHKNCAKSISSHNRNAKSGMLKMGRKNLHKKKNINCNSSTFFNTININQLNKKRHTNGMQYYLNDIEENNSYKYLQRDRRIIKRNKSICSILRTNDDKNNNTQNAKEDLEENKKTIDTDIFDSGNNFNNPIDQNTHSEEMPEHMIDKEKDDIKNSYNKSIYYKYINNLKYIKEFYYIAETKKKKTFPLFLYNNIKLIDIVKQCSRCYCFFNKLACHCIECKKKYNMKFMKPHYFIFQHGLTASVWDFQNIINPLLRKYPPIYIYVTYSYQGHTFEGIDVGTERISAELKYLFRNINNDDINISMIGHSLGGVLNRYNLVNLYRNKILRNKKFINFITFASPHIGVHENTPFIRALSKYLGAHTVDDLNNKTNIMLKIGNVEGINMLKKFENIIFYGNTHSDWLVGIRTSLVLPYTLFSSELLSYIMNKAQNLPDVPINIFSIVHLYMREKKLLFFHFYQNVNNPNYLLNKRKNQSRFLYKMLHTILSSTKLLPFPQKKRMNIYIEDYESYENSDDKTAKNIEAIYSSSPCKESIYGNKIASSTNEKNNYKVSLNKDNMLFNDDLKLLSESMSTQPLPDSLKNDDNNKDSYNLENSVEFIQFNYNKKNDKNINSSIGEDEKLSSIKSISLEDVFPYNNNEENNFINMKIPKINIDNSYPHSENEENYIKNGICENNINIFNNSEYMESVELTNEQAKEAELNSYKNIYKITTSNYMEESEKRELLSIDLNKYMDCRNTESENIRYSNNINDKIGSKKNEELHDNSEPKNSDIISDTIDDNNINSEPDNKKKEKMKNYKYFEKLFFQCLKERILYDIKTLDDNFKKENKLPKNKSEMGKMFLQNTINIIKKYSFLNYSKNNDYASISNINNNTLDMCDEIISFKSGTNFEDNNISINESPNDKMSSDDKTNFEKNNNSIDPTSLSNNNHSEEYNYISEFFNTSSDDDYEGNENNSNTTSNKYISPNIVENNKVHKTELNDTENNECLHRNTDCINNSDSNENINNIIKKKTKKNNLLKGITKDDKIKYKKILRHIYSISNDELIEKFFKNPDLIYYEVAFYCLYELPIQRYCISMPPYPNAHVQIIAHPRICPEESTIINHLIERLIL
- a CDS encoding pyridoxine biosynthesis protein PDX2, putative; translated protein: MENITIGVLALQGNFQSHINHFLQLQNPSLKVIEVRNKTDLRECDGIVIPGGESTTSRKCMSYDNDSLYNALKNYIHVKKKPVWGTCAGCILLSEKVEKIKDDDVEDEYGNDFSLGGLDIEITRNYYGSQNDSFICSLNIKSQNPIFKKNIRAPCIRAPFIKNILSDKVVTIATFSHESYGKSIIGAVEQDNCMGTVFHPELMPYTSFHEYFLEKVKKHIKDSGEA
- a CDS encoding peptidyl-prolyl cis-trans isomerase, putative, coding for MSISLHTNYGDIKIELFCHEVPKTCKNFLALCASGYYDNTKFHRNIKGFAIQGGDPTNTGKGGESIYGKYFDDEFDSTLKHDKRGIVSMANKGKPNTNGSQFFITYSRQPHLNGVYPVFAKVIDGMDVLSTLENEPVEEKNRPIKDIIIESVTIHANPIAEDEFLSL
- a CDS encoding guanine nucleotide-exchange factor SEC12, putative, which gives rise to MDEVKVSYLNYPIYGIGSNEKYVVTSGGGGGKNYGIEDILDINTFDEKEKKLQQIWSTTEQNGVVDGIIFVDKYNLWLGSVRNECIIFQINEENGPNILLNFVTDNCKKNARQTVVRFSSNSNLILTGGEDKIVKLWKLTFSNKNKHKFVINDLYIDPKKAIEHIGDFKGHEDCIKDCDISKDEKIVCTCSSDNSLKIWDTNSFVNLHTEQMKNPKNNNEKLNFRCCKFLKNVNNSDEFTYKLLTTAYTSRGNSYLIIWNIYYNDKKEKFTCEKYKFIWLDDRPCCNIAISKDEKYIALGFSTGALKIYNYKYSLLAHYKKHELPITAMCFIKNDDYLLSAGADYSISCTHINSFSFRYLRKIWKVSITMIILLILTLILLDCFNAGYDIRMNNLIRDFSNFGTKKKNNTTIKSKNHTTDEL